In Panthera tigris isolate Pti1 chromosome C1, P.tigris_Pti1_mat1.1, whole genome shotgun sequence, the following proteins share a genomic window:
- the LOC102953156 gene encoding 40S ribosomal protein S27-like, whose product MSLVKYLLHPSPEDEKRKHKKKRLVWNRNPYFMDMKCKITTVFSQAHMVALCVGCSTVLCQPTGGKGRLREGWSFRWKQH is encoded by the coding sequence ATGTCGCTTGTGAAGTACCTCCTCCACCCATCCCCAGAGGATGAGAAGAGGAAACACAAGAAGAAACGCCTGGTGTGGAACCGCAACCCTTACTTCATGGACATGAAATGCAAAATCACCACCGTCTTTAGCCAGGCACACATGGTGGCTTTGTGTGTGGGCTGCTCCACTGTCCTTTGCCAGCctacaggaggaaaaggaaggctgAGAGAAGGATGGTCCTTCAGATGGAAGCAGCACTAA